In one Cercospora beticola chromosome 1, complete sequence genomic region, the following are encoded:
- a CDS encoding uncharacterized protein (BUSCO:EOG092655L0), whose amino-acid sequence MAGQGQQIDLAQLSAQQLSQVKKQLDDEVQHLTNSYQNLRTAQQKFRDCIVSIKNGVASSAEAKPLLVPLTSSLYVPGTLADTEKVLVDVGTGFYVEKDVASAQKFYEGKIEELGKNIKELENIVNSKANNLRVVEEVLRQNVLAGGQQPRQAAAGA is encoded by the exons ATGGCGGGGCAAGGACAGCAGA TCGATTTGGCACAGCTGTCTGCGCAACAGCTATCTCAAGTCAAGAAACAACTCGACGATGAGGTTCAGCACTTGACCAATTCCTACCAGAACCTGCGCACTGCCCAGCAAAAGTTCCGCGACTGTATAGTCAGCATCAAGAATGGCGTGGCAAGCAGTGCTGAAG CGAAGCCGCTACTTGTGCCTTTGACCTCCTCTCTCTACGTGCCTGGAACGCTGGCCGACACTGAAAAAGTGCTGGTTGATGTAGGAACTGGCTTCTATGTGGAAAAGGATGTCGCAAGCGCGCAAAAGTTCTACGAAGGCAAGATTGAAGAGCTTGGGAAGAACATCAAGGAATTGGAGAACATTGTGAACAGCAAGGCGAACAATCTGCGTGTAGTGGAGGAGGTCCTGCGACAAAACGTGCTTGCAGGTGGGCAGCAACCTAGACAAGCAGCTGCTGGGGCCTGA